In Mastomys coucha isolate ucsf_1 unplaced genomic scaffold, UCSF_Mcou_1 pScaffold20, whole genome shotgun sequence, one DNA window encodes the following:
- the Tmem52b gene encoding transmembrane protein 52B, protein MFSLMTAWAQVLMASGLVYFIQLPGAGGEENCANPEHCLTTDWVHLWYIWLLVVVGVLLLLCGLTSVCFRCCLSRPENGEDGAPPPYEVTVIAFDHDSTLQSTITSLQSVFGPAARRILAVAHAHSSLGQLPSSVDTLPGYEEALGMSRFTVARCGQKAPDLPSVPEEKQLPPTGMESPGTEPPSH, encoded by the exons ATGTTCAGCCTAATGACAGCCTGGGCCCAGGTGCTGATGGCCTCTGGCCTGGTTTATTTCATCCAG CTTCCTGGGGCCGGGGGCGAGGAGAACTGTGCTAACCCTGAACA TTGCCTGACTACCGACTGGGTGCATCTCTGGTATATATG GTTGCTGGTGGTGGTTGGCGTACTGCTTCTCCTGTGTGGCCTGACTTCAGTATGCTTCCGCTGCTGCCTGAGCCGTCCAGAGAACGGGGAAGATGGGGCCCCACCGCCTTATGAAGTGACTGTCATTGCCTTTGACCATGACAGCACTCTCCAGAGCACCATTACAT CTCTTCAGTCTGTATTTGGCCCTGCAGCTCGGAGAATCCTGGCCGTGGCTCACGCACACAGCTCCTTGGGCCAGCTGCCCTCCTCGGTGGACACACTCCCAGGCTACGAGGAAGCTCTTGGCATGAGCCGCTTCACAGTGGCAAGGTGTGGGCAGAAAGCTCCTGATTTACCCTCCGTCCCAGAGGAAAAGCAGCTGCCTCCCACAGGGATGGAGTCTCCTGGGACAGAACCCCCATCACACTGA